The Streptomyces europaeiscabiei genome window below encodes:
- a CDS encoding heparinase II/III family protein, whose protein sequence is MTMSAGWYLRRLSRMGPREVGGRAGDAVRRRRWRSALPTCPSVTGARFTAVLPAGTIAAVPPDAAKRLVAEADRLMDGHAEFFGVNRDDLADPDWFHDPKTGRRAPGGYAFDVPYRDEDLVGDIKQIWELSRHHHLTVLAAAYAITGDERYAERVAGHLRSWWAANAPLHGVHWTSGIELGIRLLSWVWVRRLLDGWPGAADLFEGNPVAHRQIWHHQRWLAAFPSRGSSANNHVVAEAAGQFAAACAFGWFPSSGRWRADALRSLERQLRGNTFPSGLNRELATEYHGLVLELGLAAVAEADAADVPVPPSIRLVLLRMTDALAAVVDNRLRPPRQGDADDGHGLVVDGAGTDRWASLLTTGDAVFGRLAWWPTVTGTDVRTPLLAALIRPYPHDGTASAVSRPASRPAHFADAGMTILRGPEKIWCRCDGGPHGFLSIAAHAHADALSVEVRHDGVDVLADPGTYCYHGQPEWRRYFRSTLGHNTLRLDGADQSVSGGPFLWTRHARSRVLVADTSDASGGETSLWCAEHDGYQPSVHRRRVELTAASQELRVVDEVRGPRRAVHLAFHLGPAIAVDLVGSRALLTWTRDGEDRSAALDLPAQLSWRAHRGESDPPLGWFSAGFGRKEPTTTLVGTGFADGTQGFTTVLRFRG, encoded by the coding sequence ATGACCATGAGCGCGGGCTGGTACCTGCGGCGGCTGTCCCGGATGGGACCGCGGGAGGTCGGCGGCCGGGCCGGCGACGCGGTGCGCAGACGGCGGTGGCGGTCGGCGCTGCCCACCTGCCCGAGCGTGACCGGCGCCCGGTTCACCGCGGTCCTGCCCGCGGGAACGATCGCCGCGGTGCCACCGGACGCCGCGAAACGTCTCGTCGCCGAGGCGGACCGGCTGATGGACGGACACGCCGAGTTTTTCGGGGTGAACCGCGACGACCTGGCCGACCCTGACTGGTTCCACGACCCGAAGACCGGGCGCCGGGCGCCGGGGGGCTACGCCTTCGACGTGCCGTACCGCGACGAGGATCTGGTCGGGGACATCAAGCAGATCTGGGAACTGTCCCGGCATCACCACCTCACCGTGCTCGCCGCCGCGTACGCGATCACCGGGGACGAGCGGTACGCCGAGCGGGTGGCCGGGCACCTGCGGTCGTGGTGGGCGGCCAACGCGCCGCTGCACGGAGTGCACTGGACCAGCGGTATCGAGCTGGGGATCCGGCTGCTGTCCTGGGTGTGGGTCCGCCGGCTGCTCGACGGCTGGCCGGGCGCGGCCGATCTGTTCGAGGGCAACCCGGTGGCGCACCGGCAGATCTGGCACCACCAGCGCTGGCTGGCCGCCTTCCCCAGCCGGGGGTCCTCGGCGAACAACCACGTCGTCGCCGAGGCCGCCGGGCAGTTCGCCGCGGCCTGCGCCTTCGGGTGGTTCCCCTCCTCGGGGCGCTGGCGGGCCGACGCGCTGCGGTCGCTGGAGCGGCAACTGCGCGGCAACACCTTCCCCTCCGGCCTCAACCGCGAGCTGGCCACGGAGTATCACGGACTGGTGCTGGAGCTGGGCCTGGCCGCAGTGGCCGAGGCGGATGCCGCCGACGTGCCGGTCCCTCCGTCGATCCGGCTGGTGCTGCTGCGGATGACCGACGCGCTCGCGGCCGTCGTGGACAACCGGCTACGGCCACCGCGCCAGGGTGACGCGGACGACGGGCACGGTCTGGTCGTGGACGGTGCGGGCACCGACCGCTGGGCCTCGCTGCTGACCACCGGGGACGCAGTCTTCGGCCGGCTCGCCTGGTGGCCGACGGTGACCGGCACCGATGTCCGCACCCCGCTGCTGGCCGCGCTCATCCGGCCGTACCCCCATGACGGGACCGCATCGGCCGTGTCCCGCCCGGCGAGCCGACCGGCCCATTTCGCCGATGCGGGGATGACCATCCTGCGCGGTCCGGAGAAGATCTGGTGCCGCTGCGACGGTGGCCCGCACGGGTTCCTGTCCATCGCCGCGCACGCTCACGCGGACGCGCTGTCCGTGGAGGTCCGGCACGACGGGGTCGACGTGCTCGCCGACCCGGGGACGTACTGCTACCACGGACAGCCCGAGTGGCGGCGGTACTTCCGGTCGACCCTCGGCCACAACACCCTGCGACTGGACGGCGCCGACCAGTCCGTCTCCGGCGGCCCGTTCCTGTGGACCCGGCATGCCCGCAGCCGCGTCCTGGTCGCGGACACCTCCGACGCCTCCGGCGGGGAGACGTCCCTCTGGTGCGCCGAGCACGACGGCTACCAGCCCTCCGTGCACCGCCGCCGGGTGGAGCTGACCGCCGCGAGCCAGGAGCTGAGGGTGGTCGACGAGGTGCGCGGTCCGCGCCGGGCCGTGCACCTGGCGTTCCACCTCGGCCCGGCGATCGCCGTGGACCTGGTGGGGAGCCGGGCGCTGCTCACCTGGACCCGGGACGGCGAGGACCGCTCCGCAGCGCTCGACCTGCCCGCGCAGTTGAGCTGGCGGGCGCATCGCGGCGAGAGCGACCCGCCGCTGGGCTGGTTCTCCGCCGGCTTCGGGCGCAAGGAACCCACCACCACGCTGGTCGGCACCGGCTTCGCCGACGGCACGCAGGGGTTCACCACCGTACTCAGGTTCCGCGGCTAG
- the asnB gene encoding asparagine synthase (glutamine-hydrolyzing): MCGIAGTYRWPDGKVVTDRLTDTLAHRGPDGAGRYSHSVGDGEVHLGHRRLAIIDLSETGAQPMVSGGLVLTYNGELYNAPELRAELAAAGVRFRGTSDTEVLLEAWRRWGTDCLPRLRGMFAFGIFDERTGDLVLARDQLGIKPLFLLRRGEGLVFASELKALAAVTGGSLQVDHAALVASLLYYWVPDSRCAFREAEKLPPGSWLRCRPDGRVERGRYWHLKDVAAEGRERALAGEQPDVAAIVEESTRQHMLSDVPVATFLSGGLDSSYLTALAARHQPGISAYTIGFRAEDARFEAMPDDLRYARQVAERFGVDLHEIEIAPNVLDLLPQMTYHLDEPIGDPASINTFLICSAAREAGVKVMLSGMGADELFAGYRKHLANLLALRYQRVPRPLRRGLSRAVERLPVASARRGYRSVRFAKRFLSFADLPEETAFRRSYTMYDQDELLALVDPDLAGTVDDVLTEHADIYQDNDLDDFVNRMCLGDARMFLPGLNLAYTDRSSMAASTEVRVPYVDVEVVKAAFAVPGDRKIVGRQGKAVLKEAAASVLPREIVYRPKGLFSAPLRAWMSRDLAPLVREVVNDGELVRSGFLRRDALARMVAEDAAGHQDFSKHLWHVLTLEYWYRGATSGAGQNAP; encoded by the coding sequence ATGTGTGGCATCGCAGGCACCTACCGATGGCCGGACGGGAAGGTCGTGACCGACCGGCTCACCGATACCCTCGCCCACCGCGGTCCGGACGGGGCGGGCCGGTACAGCCACTCCGTCGGTGACGGCGAAGTGCACCTCGGGCACCGCCGGCTGGCCATCATCGACCTGTCCGAGACCGGCGCCCAGCCGATGGTCTCGGGCGGCCTCGTCCTGACGTACAACGGCGAGCTGTACAACGCGCCCGAGCTGCGTGCCGAGCTGGCGGCGGCCGGGGTGCGCTTCCGCGGTACCTCCGACACCGAGGTGCTGCTGGAGGCCTGGCGGCGCTGGGGCACGGACTGTCTGCCCCGGCTGCGCGGCATGTTCGCGTTCGGGATCTTCGACGAGCGAACCGGTGACCTGGTACTCGCCCGCGACCAGCTCGGCATCAAGCCGCTGTTCCTGCTCCGGCGCGGCGAGGGTCTGGTGTTCGCCTCCGAACTCAAGGCGCTCGCCGCCGTGACCGGCGGGTCGCTGCAGGTGGACCACGCGGCGCTGGTGGCCTCGCTGCTGTACTACTGGGTGCCGGACTCACGGTGCGCGTTCCGCGAGGCGGAGAAACTGCCGCCGGGGAGCTGGCTGCGATGCCGGCCCGACGGCCGGGTGGAGCGTGGCCGGTACTGGCACCTGAAGGACGTCGCCGCCGAGGGCCGGGAGCGGGCCCTGGCCGGCGAGCAGCCGGACGTGGCCGCCATCGTCGAGGAGTCGACTCGGCAGCACATGCTCTCCGACGTGCCCGTGGCGACCTTCCTCTCCGGCGGTCTCGACTCCAGCTACCTGACCGCGCTGGCAGCCCGCCACCAACCCGGGATCTCTGCCTACACGATCGGGTTCCGCGCCGAGGACGCCAGGTTCGAGGCGATGCCGGACGATCTGCGCTATGCCCGGCAGGTGGCCGAGCGGTTCGGCGTCGACCTGCACGAGATCGAGATCGCTCCGAACGTGCTCGACCTGCTGCCGCAGATGACGTACCACCTGGACGAGCCGATCGGCGACCCCGCCTCGATCAACACGTTCCTGATCTGCTCGGCCGCCCGGGAGGCCGGGGTGAAGGTGATGCTCTCGGGGATGGGTGCCGACGAGTTGTTCGCCGGTTACCGCAAGCACCTGGCCAATCTGCTCGCGCTGCGCTACCAGCGCGTCCCACGGCCCCTGCGGCGCGGCCTGTCCAGGGCGGTGGAGCGGCTGCCGGTCGCCTCGGCCCGCCGGGGATACCGGTCGGTGCGCTTCGCGAAGCGCTTCCTCTCCTTCGCCGATCTGCCGGAGGAGACCGCGTTCCGGCGCAGCTACACCATGTACGACCAGGACGAGCTGCTCGCCCTGGTCGATCCGGACCTGGCCGGGACGGTCGACGACGTGCTGACCGAGCATGCGGACATCTACCAGGACAACGACCTCGACGACTTCGTCAACCGCATGTGCCTGGGCGACGCCCGGATGTTCCTGCCGGGTCTGAACCTCGCCTACACGGACCGGTCGAGCATGGCCGCGTCGACCGAGGTGCGGGTGCCGTACGTGGATGTCGAGGTGGTGAAGGCGGCGTTCGCCGTGCCCGGTGATCGCAAGATCGTCGGTCGGCAGGGCAAGGCCGTCCTCAAGGAGGCCGCCGCCTCGGTCCTGCCCCGGGAGATCGTGTACCGGCCCAAGGGCCTGTTCAGCGCCCCGTTGCGGGCCTGGATGAGCCGGGATCTGGCACCGCTGGTGCGCGAGGTGGTGAACGACGGCGAGCTCGTCCGTTCCGGGTTCCTGCGCCGCGACGCCCTGGCGCGCATGGTCGCCGAGGACGCCGCCGGGCATCAGGACTTCTCCAAGCATCTGTGGCACGTGCTGACCCTTGAGTACTGGTATCGCGGCGCGACCTCCGGGGCCGGCCAGAACGCTCCTTGA
- a CDS encoding right-handed parallel beta-helix repeat-containing protein, translated as MGIKWRHWAWPAAPLALALLAATGCESTPTPRPKPTAAPSTSVARVCAEPAAGPAKAPAGAVTVDPAVAGDLAAKTRSNPPHTTFWLRPGKHRLDRNRYAQVLPKEGNSYLGAPGAVLDGRKTNQYAFGGTADDVTIRHLTVQGFVAPHDEGVVNHDSADGWVIEHATIQNNSGAALMAGARQQVRGNCLRGNGQYGMNAYKANGRITGLVVEGNEIVGNNKGDWERRRPGCGCTGGIKFWAVDGADIRGNWVHDNRGTGLWADTNNNDFLIEDNVLEDNDGAALIYETSYNAVVRKNTIRRNNWVEGRKYADRGDNFPFATIYLSESGGEPRVRARTDKIEIYRNVLENNWSGITLWENADRFCNSPANTSSGDCTLLVKKIDRCAQPAIAAAPLYADCRWKTQRVDIHGNRFVLDKSVVECTVRCDRMAVLANYGTYPDWSPYQGERVAEAITRKQHNRWHDNVYLGPWKFVAHDPSRILDSGQWQGAPYRQDVGSTFRARDGG; from the coding sequence TTGGGGATCAAGTGGCGGCACTGGGCGTGGCCGGCGGCACCGCTGGCGCTGGCCCTGCTGGCGGCGACCGGCTGTGAGAGCACGCCGACGCCGCGGCCGAAGCCGACCGCCGCGCCGTCCACGTCCGTGGCCCGGGTGTGCGCCGAGCCCGCGGCCGGGCCGGCGAAGGCGCCGGCGGGCGCCGTGACGGTCGACCCCGCCGTGGCCGGCGACCTGGCCGCGAAGACCAGGAGCAATCCCCCGCACACCACGTTCTGGCTTCGACCGGGCAAGCACAGACTCGACCGTAACCGCTACGCCCAGGTCCTCCCCAAGGAGGGCAACAGCTACCTGGGCGCGCCGGGCGCGGTGCTCGACGGCCGGAAGACCAACCAGTACGCGTTCGGCGGCACCGCCGACGACGTCACCATCCGCCACCTGACCGTGCAGGGGTTCGTCGCTCCGCATGACGAGGGCGTGGTCAACCATGACTCGGCCGACGGGTGGGTGATCGAGCACGCGACGATCCAGAACAACTCCGGCGCCGCGCTGATGGCCGGCGCCCGCCAGCAGGTCCGCGGCAACTGCCTGCGCGGCAACGGCCAGTACGGCATGAACGCGTACAAGGCCAATGGCCGTATCACCGGCCTGGTGGTCGAGGGCAACGAGATCGTGGGCAACAACAAGGGCGACTGGGAGCGGCGGCGGCCGGGCTGCGGCTGCACCGGAGGCATCAAGTTCTGGGCCGTCGACGGCGCCGACATACGCGGCAACTGGGTGCACGACAACCGCGGGACCGGGTTGTGGGCGGACACCAACAACAATGACTTCCTCATCGAGGACAACGTGCTCGAGGACAACGACGGAGCCGCACTGATCTACGAGACCAGCTACAACGCGGTCGTCCGGAAGAACACGATCCGGCGCAACAACTGGGTCGAGGGCCGCAAGTACGCCGATCGCGGCGACAACTTCCCGTTCGCGACCATCTACCTGTCCGAGTCCGGCGGCGAACCACGCGTCCGAGCCCGCACGGACAAGATCGAGATCTACCGGAACGTGCTGGAGAACAACTGGTCCGGGATCACCCTGTGGGAAAACGCCGACCGGTTCTGCAACAGCCCGGCCAACACCTCGTCCGGTGACTGCACATTGCTGGTGAAGAAGATCGACCGCTGCGCGCAGCCGGCGATCGCCGCCGCACCGCTCTACGCCGACTGCCGGTGGAAGACCCAGCGGGTGGACATCCACGGCAACCGCTTCGTGCTGGACAAGTCCGTCGTCGAGTGCACGGTGAGGTGCGACCGCATGGCCGTGCTGGCCAACTACGGCACCTATCCGGACTGGTCGCCGTACCAGGGAGAGCGCGTGGCCGAGGCGATCACCCGCAAGCAGCACAACCGCTGGCACGACAACGTCTATCTCGGGCCATGGAAGTTCGTCGCCCACGACCCGAGCCGGATACTCGACTCCGGCCAGTGGCAGGGTGCGCCGTACCGGCAGGACGTGGGCAGCACCTTCCGCGCACGGGACGGTGGTTGA
- a CDS encoding Wzz/FepE/Etk N-terminal domain-containing protein has product MTTSTTSESSATAPLLDLQALVVSVRRRRSLWCSMALLGLLGGTAVAVLLPPPPTAVTKVLVAHQEDQPNDPGTLIRTDVALLHTTRIADEALRSLKSPEKPEDFMQDYEGIGLTNNLLQIDVTADSDAEAVARAEALADAFVADHVKRIQEAANAEAEALLDQRDRIRDDLAQVNKAIGEASPDSGPKASADMESLFARRAELTSRISDFDQRAAEARIGTPQLVAGTQIVDAPRAVRHSLPRTAATNGAIGLVLGLALGLAVAAVGTVVADRPVLRRDIAANLGASVIAELPRRPAKPWRRRRVRAARERLTASLARTVRGSADPVSLLELGCARSASVIALDLAAALAADGPVVIIDGLPGPQLSGRRPKPGGPTVVSGERAASVSQEERPLGVGSVAPGTVWTDLPYLGTQTVLVVRAGHAGAAWLHTVARQLADQRIPVIGVVLIDPDPRDRTDGTLWDGPHTALRGQNERLARQNGTGRRRKERLPLWADRVPDSDQEAR; this is encoded by the coding sequence GTGACGACGAGCACGACTTCGGAGTCGTCGGCCACCGCTCCTCTGCTGGACCTGCAGGCGCTGGTGGTTTCCGTGCGCAGGCGACGCAGCCTCTGGTGCTCCATGGCGCTGCTGGGGCTGCTCGGCGGCACGGCGGTGGCGGTCCTGCTGCCGCCGCCACCGACCGCGGTGACCAAGGTGCTGGTAGCGCACCAGGAGGACCAGCCGAACGACCCCGGAACGCTGATCCGCACCGACGTCGCGCTGCTGCACACCACGCGGATCGCGGACGAGGCCCTGCGGTCCCTCAAGTCCCCGGAAAAACCGGAGGACTTCATGCAGGACTACGAGGGCATCGGCCTGACCAACAACCTGCTCCAGATCGATGTGACAGCTGACAGCGACGCGGAAGCGGTGGCTCGCGCCGAGGCACTGGCCGACGCGTTCGTCGCGGACCATGTGAAGCGGATACAGGAAGCCGCGAACGCCGAGGCCGAGGCCCTGCTCGACCAGCGTGACCGGATACGGGACGACCTCGCCCAGGTCAACAAGGCGATCGGGGAGGCATCGCCGGACAGCGGGCCGAAGGCGTCGGCGGACATGGAGTCGCTCTTCGCCCGCCGGGCCGAACTCACCTCGCGGATCTCCGACTTCGACCAGCGCGCGGCGGAGGCGCGCATCGGCACGCCCCAGCTCGTCGCCGGCACACAGATCGTGGACGCACCCCGCGCGGTACGGCACTCCCTGCCCAGGACCGCCGCCACCAACGGCGCGATCGGGCTCGTCCTCGGGCTCGCCCTCGGGCTCGCGGTGGCCGCGGTCGGCACGGTGGTGGCGGACCGTCCCGTGCTGCGCCGGGACATCGCGGCGAACCTCGGCGCCTCGGTCATCGCGGAGCTGCCCCGCCGGCCGGCCAAACCGTGGCGGCGTCGACGGGTCCGGGCCGCACGCGAACGGCTCACCGCGTCCCTGGCCCGCACCGTGCGCGGCTCCGCGGACCCGGTGTCGCTGCTGGAACTGGGCTGTGCGCGCAGCGCGAGCGTGATCGCCCTGGACCTCGCCGCGGCACTGGCGGCGGACGGGCCCGTGGTCATCATCGACGGTCTGCCCGGCCCGCAGCTCTCAGGCCGCCGCCCGAAGCCGGGAGGCCCGACCGTGGTCAGCGGTGAGCGTGCCGCGTCCGTGTCGCAGGAGGAGCGCCCGCTCGGCGTCGGCTCGGTGGCGCCCGGCACGGTGTGGACCGACCTCCCGTACCTCGGCACTCAGACCGTGCTCGTCGTGCGTGCCGGGCACGCCGGCGCCGCGTGGCTGCACACCGTGGCACGGCAGCTCGCGGACCAGCGCATTCCGGTGATCGGTGTGGTGCTGATCGACCCCGATCCGCGTGACCGGACCGACGGCACGCTGTGGGACGGGCCGCACACCGCGCTGCGCGGCCAGAACGAGCGGCTGGCCCGGCAGAACGGGACGGGCCGGCGGCGCAAGGAACGGCTGCCGTTGTGGGCGGACCGGGTCCCGGACAGCGACCAGGAGGCGCGGTAG
- a CDS encoding bi-domain-containing oxidoreductase has protein sequence MKQVVQNYKSGELALIDVPVPGCKPGGVLVRSAYSLISTGTELMKVSEAGMSMLGKARSRPDQVAKVVQSVATNGVPATYRKVMGKLDSYTPLGYSLCGVVEQVGAGIDDVKVGDLVACAGNEHALHAELNWVPKNLYARVPDGLAPRHAAFGTVGSIAMQGVRRGEPQLGDVALVIGLGLIGQLVVQLLAASGVRVVGVDPDPVRCELAERLGAAACGDPASAAVSTAVAELTDGHGVDQVYLAAGGGSNQPVELAARLSRDRGRVVDIGKCRLDLPWNAYYEKELDVRFSRSYGPGRYDPEYELDGRDYPIGYVRWTERRNLACFLDLLARGSVDVEPLVSHISDFDDAVETYRRLKDGDLKAVAVLFRYPGQKEEAGEAEAPVVAVPAVRRGGGAATPARSAKAPVRLAFVGAGNYATSMLLPHLAQREGVTLSTVVTTTALSAANAQRKFGFAEATTDLDAVLGDKSIDAVFVVTRHSSHAELTRQALLAGKTVFVEKPLALTEEELAGVLAAVEESGNDRLQVGFNRRFAPLLQEAAKRFGARTGPASLRYLVNAGRLQHGSWYLQQGTEGSRFAGEGGHFIDTASWLLKADPVSVYAVAPSGNEDLQVVLRYPDGSTATISYVTTGAAGFPKETLDLVADGKVLRLDDFVRASVYGSKRWVSSRLPKARDKGQSAELAAFVKAVRTGGPMPVPLESLVATTAATLAVQAGLAGGAPVTLAAR, from the coding sequence GTGAAACAGGTCGTACAGAATTACAAGAGTGGCGAGCTGGCACTGATCGACGTGCCGGTGCCGGGGTGCAAGCCGGGCGGTGTGCTGGTCCGCAGCGCCTACTCGCTGATATCCACGGGGACCGAGCTCATGAAGGTGTCCGAGGCCGGCATGTCGATGCTGGGCAAGGCCCGTTCCCGGCCGGACCAGGTGGCCAAGGTCGTGCAGAGCGTGGCCACCAACGGGGTGCCCGCCACCTACCGCAAGGTGATGGGCAAGCTGGACTCCTACACGCCGCTGGGCTACTCGCTGTGCGGGGTGGTCGAGCAGGTCGGCGCCGGGATCGACGATGTCAAGGTCGGCGACCTCGTGGCCTGCGCCGGCAACGAGCACGCGCTGCACGCCGAGCTGAACTGGGTGCCGAAGAACCTCTACGCCCGGGTGCCGGACGGCCTCGCGCCGCGGCACGCGGCCTTCGGAACCGTCGGGTCGATCGCGATGCAGGGCGTGCGCCGCGGCGAGCCCCAACTCGGCGACGTGGCACTGGTCATCGGCCTCGGGCTGATCGGACAGCTGGTGGTGCAGCTCCTCGCCGCCTCGGGGGTCCGTGTCGTCGGGGTCGACCCCGACCCGGTGCGCTGCGAGCTCGCCGAGCGCCTGGGCGCGGCGGCCTGCGGCGATCCCGCCTCCGCGGCCGTGTCGACCGCCGTCGCCGAACTCACCGACGGTCACGGCGTGGACCAGGTGTACCTGGCCGCCGGCGGCGGCAGCAACCAACCCGTCGAGCTGGCCGCCCGGCTGAGCCGGGACCGCGGCCGGGTCGTCGACATCGGCAAGTGCCGCCTGGACCTGCCGTGGAACGCGTACTACGAGAAGGAGCTCGACGTCCGGTTCTCCCGCTCGTACGGCCCCGGGCGCTACGACCCCGAGTACGAACTCGACGGACGGGACTACCCGATCGGCTACGTACGCTGGACCGAGCGCCGCAACCTGGCGTGCTTCCTCGATCTCCTCGCCCGCGGCAGCGTCGACGTGGAGCCTCTGGTCTCCCACATCTCCGACTTCGACGACGCAGTCGAGACGTACCGGCGCCTGAAGGACGGCGACCTGAAGGCCGTGGCCGTGCTGTTCCGGTACCCCGGGCAGAAAGAGGAGGCGGGGGAAGCGGAGGCCCCGGTGGTGGCCGTGCCCGCGGTGCGACGCGGCGGCGGAGCGGCCACCCCGGCCCGGTCCGCCAAGGCGCCGGTGCGGCTGGCGTTCGTCGGCGCGGGAAACTACGCGACGTCGATGCTGCTGCCGCACCTGGCCCAGCGCGAAGGCGTCACGTTGTCCACGGTCGTCACCACGACGGCGCTGTCCGCGGCCAACGCGCAGCGCAAGTTCGGCTTCGCCGAAGCGACCACCGACCTCGACGCCGTACTCGGCGACAAGTCCATCGACGCGGTGTTCGTCGTCACCCGGCACAGTTCGCACGCCGAACTGACCCGGCAGGCGCTGCTGGCCGGCAAGACGGTGTTCGTGGAGAAGCCGCTGGCGCTCACCGAGGAGGAGCTGGCCGGTGTGCTCGCGGCGGTGGAGGAATCCGGCAACGACCGGCTGCAGGTGGGCTTCAACCGCCGGTTCGCGCCGCTGCTGCAGGAGGCCGCGAAGCGGTTCGGCGCCCGGACCGGTCCGGCGAGCCTGCGCTACCTGGTCAACGCGGGCCGGCTGCAGCACGGCAGCTGGTACCTCCAACAGGGCACCGAGGGCTCGCGGTTCGCCGGCGAGGGCGGGCACTTCATCGACACGGCGAGCTGGCTGCTCAAGGCCGACCCGGTCTCGGTGTACGCGGTCGCCCCGTCCGGCAACGAGGACCTGCAGGTCGTGCTGCGCTATCCGGACGGGTCCACCGCCACCATCAGCTACGTCACGACCGGCGCGGCCGGCTTCCCCAAGGAGACGCTGGACCTCGTCGCGGACGGCAAGGTGCTGCGGCTCGACGACTTCGTCCGTGCTTCCGTGTACGGCTCCAAGCGGTGGGTCAGTTCGCGGCTGCCCAAGGCCCGGGACAAGGGCCAGTCCGCCGAGCTGGCCGCGTTCGTCAAGGCCGTGCGGACCGGCGGGCCCATGCCGGTGCCGTTGGAGTCGCTGGTCGCCACCACGGCGGCCACGCTCGCCGTGCAGGCCGGCCTGGCCGGTGGCGCGCCGGTGACGTTGGCGGCGCGATGA
- a CDS encoding O-antigen ligase domain-containing protein has product MSPEHTDRTSKIVGTSWGLLVLNTLGSAGAKTIVPLPRSLIQMVTMGALVAAFTLALTVNTRLRIRASAFVFLLTLLLVPSVISSADLESGFGAVFRCARLALFVGTLWLLSRWWDGGLTFVRLHIRMYFVVLGSVAAGAVISPGAALPELYGGRLVGALWPLTPPQIGQYAAVIIGLAVLLLLGRRTDWRSAAVVIVPALVLLALTHTRTATLGLLIGLVLAIGSLFLTSAAARRFFAWAVLCAAVAAVGFGSALQAWFLRGQSQENFTSLTGRAKVWDALLAAPRTTSEYLFGAGLGDKSFGGLPIDNSWLAVYHEQGVTGVALVAAIIIVLGGVALLRPPSLSRACALFLISYCAIASYTEAGLGDASPYLLHLAVAASLLTAPAEATAPSTPDVPRRPVPRWARRSEVN; this is encoded by the coding sequence ATGAGCCCGGAGCACACGGACCGCACGTCGAAGATCGTCGGGACGAGCTGGGGGTTGCTGGTCCTCAACACGCTCGGCTCCGCCGGGGCGAAGACCATCGTCCCGCTGCCCCGCTCCCTCATCCAGATGGTCACCATGGGCGCGCTGGTCGCCGCGTTCACGCTGGCGCTCACGGTCAATACCCGGCTGCGCATCCGGGCCAGTGCCTTCGTGTTCCTGCTCACCCTGCTCCTGGTGCCGAGCGTGATCTCCAGCGCGGACCTGGAGTCCGGGTTCGGTGCGGTGTTCCGCTGCGCCCGGCTGGCTCTCTTCGTCGGCACGCTGTGGCTGCTCAGCCGCTGGTGGGACGGCGGCCTGACCTTCGTCCGGCTCCACATCCGGATGTATTTCGTGGTCCTCGGTTCGGTGGCCGCCGGCGCTGTCATCTCACCGGGCGCCGCCCTGCCCGAGCTGTACGGCGGGCGGCTGGTCGGCGCGTTGTGGCCGCTCACCCCGCCGCAGATCGGGCAGTACGCCGCGGTCATCATCGGGCTTGCCGTGCTGCTCCTGCTGGGCCGCCGGACCGACTGGCGCAGCGCGGCGGTGGTCATCGTGCCGGCACTCGTCCTGCTCGCGCTGACCCACACCCGCACGGCCACGCTCGGCCTGCTCATCGGGCTGGTGCTGGCGATCGGCTCGCTCTTCCTGACCAGCGCCGCCGCCCGCCGGTTCTTCGCCTGGGCGGTCCTGTGCGCCGCCGTGGCCGCGGTGGGGTTCGGCTCCGCGCTGCAGGCGTGGTTCCTGCGCGGACAGAGCCAGGAGAACTTCACCAGCCTCACGGGTCGGGCCAAGGTCTGGGACGCCCTGCTGGCAGCACCCCGGACGACCTCGGAGTACCTGTTCGGCGCGGGCCTGGGCGACAAGTCGTTCGGCGGACTGCCGATCGACAACAGCTGGCTGGCCGTCTACCACGAGCAGGGGGTGACCGGCGTCGCCCTGGTGGCGGCGATCATCATCGTGCTGGGCGGCGTCGCGTTGCTGCGGCCACCGTCGCTGTCGAGGGCCTGCGCGCTCTTCCTGATCAGCTACTGCGCGATCGCGTCGTACACCGAGGCCGGGCTCGGCGACGCCTCCCCGTATCTGCTGCATCTGGCCGTGGCCGCCTCGCTGCTGACGGCACCGGCCGAGGCCACCGCCCCCTCGACGCCCGATGTCCCTCGACGGCCCGTCCCGCGATGGGCCCGAAGATCGGAGGTGAACTGA